One window from the genome of Schistocerca piceifrons isolate TAMUIC-IGC-003096 chromosome 1, iqSchPice1.1, whole genome shotgun sequence encodes:
- the LOC124804550 gene encoding cuticle protein 67-like, producing the protein MYKFLVLATVLAVANAGYLGGYAAPAVAYGAAPAVAYGAPAYAAYGAHAVAPAAITSQHSNILRSYGNLGQVSTYSKTIDTPYSSVTKSDVRVSNDAVAHVAAPAVSYAAPAYARAYAAPAAYAAPAYARAYAGPAAYAAPAVAAHGLLGVAYSAAPAVAHLSYSAPALSYAW; encoded by the coding sequence TTCCTGGTTCTCGCCACCGTCCTGGCTGTCGCCAACGCCGGCTACCTGGGAGGCTACGCCGCCCCCGCTGTGGCCTACGGCGCCGCCCCCGCCGTTGCCTACGGCGCCCCCGCCTACGCCGCCTACGGCGCCCACGCCGTCGCCCCCGCGGCCATCACCTCCCAGCACTCCAACATCCTGAGGAGCTACGGCAACCTGGGACAGGTGTCCACCTACTCCAAGACCATCGACACGCCCTACTCCAGCGTCACCAAGTCTGACGTGCGCGTCAGCAACGACGCCGTCGCCCACGTGGCCGCCCCTGCTGTGTCCTACGCCGCCCCTGCTTACGCAcgcgcctacgccgcccccgccgcctacgCCGCCCCTGCCTACGCGCGCGCCTACGCCGGCCCCGCCGCCTACGCCGCTCCCGCCGTTGCCGCCCACGGCCTGCTGGGAGTAGCCTactccgccgcccccgccgtcgcccACCTGTCTTACAGCGCCCCTGCTCTGTCTTACGCCTGGTAG